Proteins co-encoded in one Sporosarcina sp. FSL K6-1522 genomic window:
- a CDS encoding dicarboxylate/amino acid:cation symporter, whose product MKLKIGLIWRIVIAIGLAVGLGVLIPKISEGFAEWFVGLAATFNMIFGGFLNFIVPLIIIGFIAPGIAKLGKGSGKLLGLATAFAYISTIAAGILAFFVASTVLPGLISSVGDGNIEKTGRAAVGAFFELEMTPIMGVMSALLLAFVLGIGMASIGSKSMVAVFDEFNVLIEKVISFVIIPLLPFHIFGIFLNMTYSGEVAKVLSVFAMVFVMIIILHLVMLTLQYTVAGTLSKKNPFSLMKTMSPAYFTALGTQSSAATIPITLRQARQTGASEKVTDFTVPLFATIHLSGSTITLVSCSIGVMLMNGMPIEFGAYLPFIFMLGVTMIAAPGVPGGAVMAAVGLLGTMLGFDEAMVALMIALYMAQDSFGTATNVTGDGALAIMVDRFTKKEV is encoded by the coding sequence ATGAAGCTCAAAATAGGTCTGATCTGGCGTATTGTCATTGCGATTGGACTAGCAGTCGGACTGGGAGTACTTATTCCGAAAATTAGTGAAGGATTTGCAGAATGGTTTGTTGGCCTAGCAGCCACGTTCAATATGATTTTCGGTGGCTTCTTAAACTTTATCGTTCCACTGATCATTATTGGTTTTATCGCACCAGGGATTGCGAAGCTTGGAAAGGGATCGGGTAAATTACTTGGTCTTGCGACAGCTTTTGCTTATATCTCAACAATCGCAGCGGGGATTCTCGCATTCTTCGTCGCATCGACAGTATTGCCTGGATTGATCAGCAGTGTTGGGGATGGCAATATTGAAAAAACAGGAAGAGCAGCTGTTGGTGCATTCTTCGAACTTGAAATGACACCAATTATGGGTGTCATGTCGGCACTACTTTTAGCTTTCGTCTTAGGAATTGGAATGGCTTCCATCGGTAGTAAATCTATGGTTGCGGTTTTCGATGAGTTCAATGTGCTCATTGAAAAAGTGATTTCGTTCGTCATTATTCCATTACTACCATTCCACATTTTCGGGATCTTCCTGAACATGACATATAGCGGCGAGGTTGCGAAAGTGCTATCTGTCTTCGCAATGGTATTCGTTATGATCATCATCCTGCATCTTGTGATGTTGACGCTGCAATACACAGTTGCAGGTACACTGTCGAAGAAAAACCCGTTCAGTTTGATGAAAACAATGTCACCTGCGTACTTCACAGCACTTGGGACACAATCATCTGCTGCAACAATTCCAATTACACTAAGACAGGCACGTCAAACAGGTGCTTCGGAGAAAGTAACAGATTTTACAGTTCCATTGTTCGCAACGATTCACTTATCGGGCAGTACGATTACACTTGTATCCTGTTCAATCGGTGTCATGCTGATGAATGGTATGCCAATTGAATTTGGTGCCTACTTACCGTTCATCTTCATGCTTGGTGTAACGATGATTGCGGCGCCAGGCGTTCCAGGTGGAGCGGTAATGGCAGCGGTTGGATTACTAGGCACAATGCTTGGTTTCGACGAAGCAATGGTCGCGCTGATGATTGCTTTATACATGGCGCAAGATAGCTTCGGAACAGCAACA